The Pseudomonas extremaustralis genome contains a region encoding:
- a CDS encoding AAA family ATPase, whose protein sequence is MSEFPSAPALSSEPLQRASQQAQSLRAELRKAVIGQDQVIDDVLTALIAGGHVLLEGVPGLGKTLLVRALARCFDGDFARIQFTPDLMPSDVTGHAVYDLHTEQFKLRKGPVFTHLLLADEINRAPAKTQAALLEAMQERQVTLEGEALPIDQPFMVLATQNPIEQEGTYPLPEAELDRFMLKVRMDYPQAQQELDMVREVTRSSRADMLDVQPLRTVLLAEDVLRLQQIASELALDEQVLDYAVRLARATRTWPGLVIGAGPRASIALVRGARARALLRGGEFVTPDDIKGCALAVLRHRVRIAPELDIDGLDVDQVLKQVLDQIPAPRQ, encoded by the coding sequence ATGAGCGAATTTCCAAGCGCCCCTGCCCTGTCCAGCGAGCCCCTTCAGCGCGCCAGCCAGCAGGCCCAGTCCCTGCGCGCAGAGCTACGCAAGGCCGTGATTGGCCAGGACCAGGTGATCGATGATGTCCTTACCGCGCTGATCGCCGGCGGCCATGTGTTGCTCGAAGGTGTCCCGGGGCTGGGCAAAACCCTGCTGGTACGTGCCCTGGCGCGTTGTTTCGACGGCGATTTCGCGCGCATCCAGTTCACGCCCGACCTGATGCCCAGCGATGTCACCGGCCATGCCGTTTACGACCTGCATACCGAGCAATTCAAGCTGCGCAAGGGGCCGGTGTTCACCCACCTTCTACTCGCCGACGAAATCAATCGCGCCCCGGCCAAGACCCAGGCGGCGCTGCTCGAAGCCATGCAGGAGCGGCAAGTCACCCTGGAGGGCGAGGCATTGCCCATCGACCAGCCGTTCATGGTGCTGGCAACCCAGAACCCCATCGAGCAGGAAGGTACCTACCCCTTGCCGGAAGCCGAACTGGACCGCTTCATGCTCAAGGTCCGCATGGACTATCCACAGGCGCAGCAGGAACTGGATATGGTGCGTGAAGTCACGCGCTCTTCCCGTGCCGATATGCTGGATGTGCAGCCGCTGCGCACGGTGCTGCTGGCCGAAGACGTGCTGCGCTTGCAGCAGATCGCCAGTGAGCTGGCCCTGGATGAACAGGTGCTCGACTACGCCGTGCGCCTGGCGCGAGCCACCCGCACCTGGCCCGGGCTGGTCATCGGCGCCGGCCCCCGGGCATCCATCGCGCTGGTACGCGGCGCCCGCGCTCGGGCGTTGTTACGCGGCGGCGAGTTCGTCACCCCGGACGACATCAAGGGATGCGCCCTCGCGGTACTGCGTCACCGTGTACGCATCGCGCCAGAGTTGGACATCGACGGGCTGGACGTCGACCAGGTACTCAAGCAGGTGCTGGATCAGATTCCGGCACCTCGGCAATGA